In Carya illinoinensis cultivar Pawnee chromosome 7, C.illinoinensisPawnee_v1, whole genome shotgun sequence, the following are encoded in one genomic region:
- the LOC122316660 gene encoding uncharacterized protein LOC122316660 isoform X7: protein MENSWQIKCGSTFPSSSTPSMAPSSMDHRDQMNTGYYSYPHAEPDLRSMVLGRMEDSVFSNSLSFSIHKTGRADLGNSFLALLSGPPSLLQCDFQEFSHPKSSSSSGKLPSNVSSFSMNAVGSDIPLISNRLLSENLSNQNLRNGADFGPVFSSRAVVNSNGSNSVLHDLQGLDLTKAVVSHIIPCNEKVKDPSLNGECHVTNPADTWKLSSGNVQSSQNVPLEVNSSSSKQPSAFMSGCPRVFCLDKSGHLLLSNTGLLGIVCTCHYFHMSVSKFCEHSGLCDVNAGDVVHMDSGETIAQWRKFYFQKSRIRVPEDQSEWDWPEGLSVTGGFVKSSVTLPNLCKSSDLSHWFGSSGGLVRSGQPLDHVLFPKNHPEQNLLIDALQNKRRGNISDVDNFLLKSSIGSSCGNLDAVVDNQIMECPVSRGSTVQKFVSSGLDNGRMSISACIDSVLKNGTSSISSTLQNVRELGKDSDVSRNINVKDNVIVGRDAASSNIELRLGQPYQPSRTSGNSILPVIGPQKFDKLLDPPNVCFRRQMIHNAANNTEDYRQYRLCAADQFSYSTEKEPSQLNLGNHAIGSISAMNVRLEKSKINAANSSVVLPFSDFTTATEGAHSKANVDMVNGDGHMMTRALHHESHASECDQFTFCWNGGNGLERQLNISQLDSLRLMDKGKGVGRVSDVPCISKDTLFGNLKPVENSVLGGSSEPCFSAVNNKSCYSHLPFSVVPDASDSRNLSGYVEKVPCLGSSGQGDHAVLRSNFPLQGISMGLPSASSASTLDKNPAFVRQEGFGASPYLLDDNLRLLALRQIVELSKQQHALTSVINQEPEASMNFLQSAAALRGDDKKNVASVTGNLLHPEGTDLLYQLSDDPIQNERPSLRLGRGDKNMSRSSEHESFCQGVPYTCYQGKCNCEAPKSYSRNFESKVGSSPSAFKEQMGTGSGEASMIFNSKYVNNQVLLKDLTTSLDQNDKLSRQLHKNMVCHAFQWRDVPRKVKGVCDATVVDQSANVLDQIEHDGSQLGDASAKCFNKVMQIVDYLKDQEKSNVSSGDSAPAVTHASIEVNNIDFSTVDAWDTGYGSNHIVDEGSGIDRCWSSDDALGSERSAEFLGSTFKANSRKEGSSHIINNQPSRSLLDELKIIDSLTWKKGRNQIHSGLAIHGKSTPKKSKTGLQMGKRKRAIKLKMLSESCSPAGPSVLPDDNPKYNITELPTCSSKNMQMLIPSGQGTSHASRACFIRPSSKHSLSCKRGAWEDDYQTELFGDTDFCKKPEVSGRKKLRTDLTSDAFRQFCMQEPIHEVAEKTEKHKSVGCTGTSSSRQVNVSSRNARPVVIGKYGEISSRKDVSKPAKLVSLSRILKTARRCALPKNCKPQLTSMRELKKTASTQIDLCYTKFIDLKDEGRNGSHDVTICDELKWGTYIKETDEAWFSGDEKSAKKLPNLEKVRDDVGQKDHSILGSNVPAHSNLKCKEIRKRSIYELTVEGQKSTTKTFPLKKVPKCTPEMKVQKISKNTEESSRVLHRIYSSKSMQEHRCLPISYSDAFCCVCGSSNQDDINCLLECSQCLIRVHQACYGISKVPKGRWYCRPCRTSSKDIVCVLCGYGGGAMTQALRSRMIVKGILKAWNIGTVCRHRRIYSTESLQNESNALHSSGSEHERNFYPVLQPVNIKSSAIDVRKMEIKKQLDVRQDSLCCVSNLKVHNSITAGVLDSTVKQWVHMVCGLWTPGTRCPNVDTMTAFDVSGASRPKANVVCSMCNRPGGSCIQCRVVNCCIQFHPWCAHQKGLLQSEVEGADNENVGFYGRCVLHAACPITESSCDVINGEIGGHGENELTCARTEGYKGRKHDDPLCDLYGKSKGKGGCLVPQEQLNAWIHINTQKSTHGLPKLPNSDIEYDCRKEYARYKLAKGWKRLVVYKSGIHALGLYTSRFISRSEMVVEYVGEIVGLRVADKRETEYQSGRKLQYKSACYFFRIDKEHIIDATRKGGIARFVNHSCLPNCVAKVISVRNEKKVVFFAERDIFPGEEITYDYHFNHEDEGKKIPCFCSSKNCRRYLN from the exons GGTCGTGCAGACCTGGGAAATTCGTTTCTGGCTCTCCTATCTGGGCCACCATCACTGTTGCAGTGTGATTTTCAGGAATTTTCACACCCAAAATCATCTAGTTCCTCTGGTAAACTTCCTTCCAATGTTAGTAGTTTCTCTATGAATGCTGTTGGAAGTGATATTCCCCTGATATCCAATAGGCTGCTATCAGAAAATCTAAGCAACCAAAACCTGAGAAATGGAGCAGATTTTGGTCCTGTCTTTTCATCTAGGGCAGTGGTGAATTCCAATGGTAGCAATTCTGTTTTGCACGATCTTCAGGGATTGGACTTGACCAAGGCCGTTGTCAGTCACATAATTCCTTGTAATGAGAAAGTAAAAGATCCTTCTTTGAATGGGGAATGTCATGTTACAAACCCTGCAGATACTTGGAAGCTCAGCAGTGGGAATGTTCAGAGTTCACAAAATGTGCCTTTAGAAGTCAACTCTTCTAGTTCTAAGCAGCCATCTGCTTTCATGAGTGGATGCCCTCGTGTATTTTGCTTGGATAAAA GTGGACATCTACTTCTCAGCAATACAGGACTTCTTGGTATTGTTTGCACGTGCCACTATTTTCACATGTCAGTCTCCAAATTTTGTGAG CATTCAGGATTATGTGATGTTAATGCTGGGGATGTTGTTCACATGGACAGTGGAGAAACCATTGCTCAGTGGCGTAAGTTCTACTTTCAGAAATCCAGG ATTAGGGTTCCGGAAGATCAGAGTGAGTGGGACTGGCCTGAAGGATTATCAGTGACTGGAGGCTTTGTCAAATCTAGTGTGACCCTGCCCAACTTGTGCAAGAGCTCTGATTTGTCTCACTGGTTTGGTTCATCTGGAGGTTTAGTAAGGTCTGGACAGCCTTTAGACCATGTTCTCTTTCCAAAGAACCATCCAGAGCAGAATTTGCTTATTGATGCCCTGCAAAATAAAAGACGGGGGAATATTTCAGATGTTGACAACTTTCTTCTGAAGAGTTCTATTGGGTCTTCATGCGGCAATTTAGATGCTGTAGTGGACAACCAGATAATGGAGTGCCCTGTATCTAGGGGTTCGACAGTCCAAAAATTTGTCAGTAGTGGACTGGATAATGGCCGTATGTCCATCTCTGCTTGCATTGATTCTGTCTTGAAGAATGGAACTTCATCCATCTCCTCTACTTTGCAGAATGTAAGAGAACTCGGTAAAGATTCTGATGTTAGCAGAAATATAAATGTGAAAGATAATGTGATTGTGGGCAGGGACGCTGCTTCTTCAAACATCGAGTTGAGGCTTGGGCAGCCATACCAGCCAAGTCGGACTTCAGGGAACTCAATTCTACCAGTTATAGGACCTCAGAAGTTTGACAAACTTCTTGATCCACCAAATGTGTGCTTCCGTCGGCAGATGATTCATAATG CTGCCAACAACACGGAGGATTATAGGCAATATCGTCTCTGCGCTGCTGACCAATTTAGTTATAGCACAGAAAAGGAACCAAGCCAGTTGAATCTTGGTAACCATGCAATTGGAAGCATCAGTGCTATGAATGTGAGACTAGAGAAGTCAAAAATCAATGCTGCCAATAGTTCTGTGGTTTTGCCGTTTTCAGACTTTACTACTGCAACAGAGGGTGCACACTCTAAAGCTAATGTTGATATGGTAAATGGTGATGGGCATATGATGACCAGGGCACTGCATCATGAATCTCATGCTTCTGAGTGTGACCAATTCACTTTCTGTTGGAATGGTGGTAATGGTTTAGAGagacaattgaatatttctcaGTTAGACTCCCTGAGGCTTATGGACAAGGGTAAGGGGGTGGGACGTGTTTCTGATGTCCCTTGCATTTCAAAAGATACATTATTTGGAAATCTTAAACCGGTGGAAAATTCAGTTTTAGGTGGAAGCAGTGAGCCTTGTTTCTCAGCTGTGAATAATAAAAGCTGTTATTCACATCTGCCATTTAGTGTAGTGCCGGATGCATCTGATTCCAGGAACTTATCTGGCTATGTTGAGAAGGTTCCTTGTCTTGGAAGTAGTGGACAAGGTGATCATGCTGTTCTTAGATCAAATTTTCCATTGCAAGGAATCTCAATGGGCCTTCCTTCGGCAAGTTCTGCATCTACTTTGGATAAGAATCCGGCTTTCGTGAGACAAGAGGGCTTTGGTGCAAGCCCTTATTTACTTGATGACAATTTGAGATTGCTTGCATTGAGGCAAATCGTGGAGCTATCCAAGCAACAGCATGCATTGACTTCCGTGATTAACCAAGAGCCAG AAGCCTCCATGAATTTTCTCCAATCTGCTGCTGCTCTGAGGGGTGATGATAAGAAAAATGTTGCTTCCGTCACAG GAAATTTGTTACATCCAGAAGGAACAGATTTGCTGTATCAACTTTCTGATGATCCTATTCAAAATGAGAGGCCCTCACTGAG ACTTGGCAGAGGTGATAAAAACATGAGCAGATCAAGTGAGCATGAAAGTTTCTGTCAGGGAGTCCCATACACGTGCTATCAGGGCAAGTGCAACTGTGAGGCCCCGAAAAGTTATTCAAGAAATTTTGAGTCAAAAGTTGGAAGTTCTCCCAGTGCTTTCAAGGAGCAGATGGGAACTGGCAGTGGTGAGGCCTCAATGATCTTCAATTCCAAATATGTCAATAATCAGGTTTTGCTAAAGGATTTGACCACTTCATTAGATCAAAATGACAAGCTAAGTAGGCAACTTCATAAGAACATGGTCTGTCATGCTTTTCAGTGGAGAGATGTACCAAGGAAGGTGAAAGGGGTTTGTGATGCAACAGTTGTAGACCAGTCAGCTAATGTGTTGGATCAAATAGAACATGATGGAAGTCAACTTGGTGATGCTTCTGCTAAATGCTTTAATAAAGTGATGCAAATAGTTGACTACTTGAAAGATCAAGAAAAGTCAAATGTTTCTTCAGGAGATTCTGCTCCTGCTGTTACTCACGCATCAATTGAGGTTAATAATATAGACTTCTCTACTGTTGATGCTTGGGATACTGGATATGGAAGCAATCATATAGTTGATGAAGGATCAGGCATCGATAGATGCTGGTCATCAGATGATGCGCTCGGAAGTGAAAGAAGTGCTGAGTTCCTTGGCTCTACTTTTAAGGCTAACTCAAGAAAAGAAGGATCTTCCCACATTATAAATAATCAACCGTCTCGTAGTCTTCTTGATGAGCTTAAGATCATAGATTCCTTGACatggaagaaaggaagaaatcAAATCCACAGTGGGCTTGCTATTCATGGAAAAAGCACTCCTAAAAAATCCAAGACTGGTTTGCAAATGGGGAAGAGAAAGAGAGCAATAAAATTGAAGATGCTGAGTGAATCATGTTCCCCTGCAGGACCTTCTGTACTACCTGATGATAATCCCAAATATAATATCACTGAGCTGCCCACCTGCTCGTCCAAAAATATGCAAATGCTTATCCCTTCTGGCCAGGGGACTTCTCATGCTTCCAGGGCTTGTTTTATTCGACCTAGCTCCAAACATAGTCTCTCTTGTAAAAGAGGAGCATGGGAGGATGATTATCAGACAGAATTATTTGGTGATACTGACTTTTGTAAGAAACCTGAAGTTTCGGGAAGAAAGAAGTTGAGAACGGATTTAACTTCTGATGCTTTCAGGCAATTTTGTATGCAAGAACCGATTCATGAAGTGGCTGAAAAAACTGAGAAGCACAAGTCAGTAGGTTGTACTGGGACTTCTTCTAGTCGACAAGTAAATGTGAGTTCTAGGAATGCGAGACCAGTAGTAATTGGAAAATATGGTGAAATATCTAGCAGAAAAGATGTTTCAAAGCCAGCAAAACTTGTTTCTCTCAGCAGGATTCTCAAAACTGCAAGAAGATGTGCACTCCCTAAAAATTGCAAGCCTCAACTGACCTCCATGAGGGAGTTGAAAAAGACTGCCTCTACTCAAATTGATTTATGCTATACAAAATTCATTGATTTGAAGGATGAGGGACGCAATGGTAGCCATGACGTTACCATATGTGATGAATTGAAATGGGGCACTTATATTAAAGAAACAGATGAGGCATGGTTTAGTGGAGATGAGAAATCTGCTAAAAAGTTGCCAAACTTGGAGAAAGTGAGAGATGATGTTGGGCAGAAAGATCATAGCATTCTAGGCAGTAATGTTCCTGCTCATTCGAATCTGAAGTGCAAGGAAATTCGCAAGCGCAGCATTTATGAGTTGACAGTCGAAG GACAGAAATCTACTACCAAAACTTTTCCACTTAAGAAGGTTCCAAAGTGCACACCAGAAATGAAGGTGCAAAAGATTTCAAAGAACACTGAAGAAAGTAGTCGTGtattacacagaatttattctagCAA ATCTATGCAAGAGCACAGGTGCCTGCCCATTTCATATTCAGATGCATTCTGCTGTGTTTGTGGAAGCTCAAACCAAGATGATATCAATTGCTTATTAGAGTGTAGTCAGTGTTTAATTAGA GTGCATCAGGCTTGCTATGGTATTTCCAAAGTACCTAAAGGCCGTTGGTATTGCAGGCCATGCAGGACAAGTTCAAAAGATATT GTTTGTGTGCTCTGTGGTTATGGAGGTGGGGCCATGACTCAAGCACTGCGAAGTCGCATGATTGTGAAGGGCATTTTGAAAGCTTGGAACATCGGAACAGTTTGCAGACATAGGAGAATTTATTCTACTGAATCTTTACAAAATGAATCTAATGCATTACATTCCTCTGGTTCTGAGCATGAAAGGAATTTCTATCCCGTTTTACAGCCTGTAAATATCAAGTCATCAGCTATAGATGTGaggaaaatggaaataaaaaaacagTTGGATGTTCGACAGGACTCCCTTTGTTGTGTTAGTAATTTAAAGGTACATAACAGCATTACAGCGGGAGTACTTGATTCGACCGTTAAGCAATGGGTTCATATGGTTTGTGGGCTTTGGACTCCTGGAACACGGTGCCCAAATGTTGACACCATGACTGCTTTTGATGTATCTGGCGCTTCACGTCCTAAAGCTAATGTG GTTTGCTCTATGTGCAATCGACCAGGTGGCTCATGTATACAATGCAGGGTTGTGAATTGCTGTATTCAATTTCATCCGTGGTGTGCTCATCAAAAG GGTCTTTTGCAGAGTGAGGTTGAAGGAGCCGATAATGAAAATGTTGGTTTTTATGGAAGATGTGTGCTTCATGCTGCGTGTCCCATAACTGAGTCCAGCTGTGATGTTATTAATGGGGAAATTGGTGGTCATGGAGAAAATGAGTTAACCTGTGCCAGGACAGAG GGCTACAAGGGCCGAAAACATGATGACCCCCTGTGTGATCTCTATGGTAAATCAAAAGGCAAGGGTGGATGCCTTGTTCCTCAGGAGCAGTTAAATGCTTGGATTCACATTAACACGCAGAAGTCCACACATGGCCTTCCAAAGCTGCCAAATTCAGATATTGAGTACGACTGCCGG AAGGAATATGCTAGATACAAACTGGCAAAAGGTTGGAAACGCTTGGTTGTGTACAAGTCTGGCATACATGCCCTTGGTCTTTACACATCGCGATTCATTTCCCGCAGTGAAATG GTTGTTGAGTATGTTGGTGAGATCGTGGGTCTGCGTGTGGCTGATAAAAGAGAAACTGAATATCAGTCCGGGAGAAAACTTCAGTACAAGAGCGCTTGCTACTTCTTCCGGATAGATAAAGAGCACATCATTGATGCTACCCGCAAAGGGGGAATTGCCCGTTTCGTAAATCACTCGTGCCTG CCAAATTGCGTCGCCAAAGTGATTTCAGTTAGGAATGAAAAGAAG GTTGTCTTTTTTGCAGAAAGGGACATATTTCCTGGAGAAGAGATTACATATGACTACCATTTTAACCATGAGGATGAAGGTAAGAAAATTCCTTGCTTTTGTAGTTCAAAAAACTGCAGGCGCTACTTGAACTGA